Sequence from the Periplaneta americana isolate PAMFEO1 chromosome 5, P.americana_PAMFEO1_priV1, whole genome shotgun sequence genome:
gtggagaagtttaaatacctgggggcaacagtaacaaatataaatgatactcgggaggaaatcaaactcagaataaatatgggaaatgtctattattattcggttgataagcttttgtaCTCTAGtcggctgtcaaaaaatctggaagttagaatttataaaacagttatattaccggttgttctttatggttgtgaaatttggactctcactttgagagaggaacataggttaagggtgtttgagaataaggtgcttaggaaaatattcggggctaagagggatgaagttacaggagaatggagaaagttacacaacacagaactgcacgcattgtattcttcacctgacataattaggaacattaaatccagacgtttgagatgggcagggcatgtagcacgtataagccaatccagaaatgcatatagagtgttagtagggaggccggagggaataagacctttgggaagccgagacgtagatgggaggataatattaaaatggatttgtgggagatgGGAAAtaatgatacagactggattaatcttgctcaggatagggaccgatggcgggcttatgtgagggcggcaatgaacctccgggttccttaaaagccagtaacatgCTGCTTTACTCTGATTTCGTCTGTTCGACTCCTGTATATTGATGAAACATTTTCATTTCAGGATTTCCGTTACCCAAGACTGTACACCCCTCCATGGGCATGTGGTTACGATTCAAGAGAAACCTGCCTCTAGTAGCTCTTCTGAATGTCCTAATAGTGAAGACATCTTGCAGACACAATCTGACAGTCACTGTTCAGTTCGCAGTGGGACAGGAGACAGTTCAAACAAGTGTAGTGTTTGCGGGAAAGTTTTATCAACTTCCCGGTCTCTCAAATGCCATTTACGGACTCACACGGGTGAGAAGCCATTTAAATGTCAAGTTTGTGGAAAGGGCTTCTCGGAATCGGGTAGTCTCAGAAAGCATGCACGCATTCATACAGgtgagaagccattcaaatgccaaacttgtgaaaaatgtttctCGGACTTGAGCACTCTCAGAAAGCACGCGTACATGCATTCTGGCGACAAGCCTTTCAAATGCCAAGTGTGCGCGAAGTCTTTCTCGCAGTCCAACAGGCTGAGGAAACACATTCGTGTGCACACAGgtgagaagccattcaaatgtgagGTGTGTGAAAAGTTTTTCTCCGATGTGGATAGTCTGCGCAAGCACAGTCGCGTGCACACGGGCGTGAAGCCGTTCAAGTGCGAGTACTGCGGCACGTGCTTCTCTCTGTGGGAGAACTTGCAGAGGCATGCACGCCTCCACAGGggcgagaagcctttcaaatgcgaggtgtgtgAAAAGTGTTTCACGGATTCTGACAGTCTGAGGAAGCACGCGCGCGTGCACACCGGCGCGAAGCCGTTCAAGTGCAATGTCTGCGGAACGTGCTTCTCTTTATCGGCGAACCTGAAGAGGCACGTTCGCCTACATACGGGCGAGAAGCCGTTCAAGTGTGAGATGTGTGAAAAGTGTTTTTCTGAATCGGGTAGTCTCAGGAAGCATTTTCGCGTGCACACGGGTGAGAAACcgttcaaatgcaatgtttgtggaATGTGCTTCTCACAATCCGTAAATCTAAAAAGACACACACTCATACACGCATGAAACAAACTCTTGTACTTGTTTCTAGTACATGATTCTGCGTTTTCCGGGCTTCATATCCGTTTGGCCTTTGAAGTTCTCTGCCTGTTGAATGTTTTTCCACTATATTTGAAGGGCTCAGGCCCTATATACTtacgggcttttaaggaacccagagtttcattgccaccctcacataagcccgctatcggtccctatcctgagcaagattaatccagtctctatcatcatatcccacctccctcaaatccattttaatatcttcccatctacgtctctgcgtCCCTACCCACATTTACATAGTTTTACACAAATGGAAGTTGAAGTGGAGAAGGGACTGAAAAATGGAGATTGATtggtgaaaatatttttattctaatagaaatgtaaaatacatagtactactactactattattattattgttattattattactattattattattattattaagattattggAGTGAGTGACGTCACAATACAGGCTTTTTCCTTACAAAAATTCTGTAGTCTTGTTTAGCCCTCGAAAAATCAGCACTGTCTGTGTATTTTGGTTTAGTCATCTGTTGTCCAgctaagcaaaataaaataatactgacaTTTCATGGGTTAAGGAAACAAAGTGCAAATTTGTTCTAGTTGAACAGAATTGAAGCTCAACGTGTTATATGTTTGTCACATGACCTCCTCATTTTCCTGTTCTGTACCAAGCCATAATCTATTCCCATTCAAAGTCTGGTACGCTGAAGGAATGTGTTCAAGCTAGATCAGTAGATCATTAAACTTCTCCAAAGTCAGATATCTTCCTTCAGGGTAC
This genomic interval carries:
- the LOC138700305 gene encoding zinc finger protein 235-like, whose amino-acid sequence is MDFIKMEPDIDPLAVQTSGDADVQDKKPWSEEGNSLDLHVTRIKEEHVDCSYDETAGMKFEEILVPNNFSMVKYEVEEDSCDMDLVKEEVKVEVMTKENEVSSERISVTQDCTPLHGHVVTIQEKPASSSSSECPNSEDILQTQSDSHCSVRSGTGDSSNKCSVCGKVLSTSRSLKCHLRTHTGEKPFKCQVCGKGFSESGSLRKHARIHTGEKPFKCQTCEKCFSDLSTLRKHAYMHSGDKPFKCQVCAKSFSQSNRLRKHIRVHTGEKPFKCEVCEKFFSDVDSLRKHSRVHTGVKPFKCEYCGTCFSLWENLQRHARLHRGEKPFKCEVCEKCFTDSDSLRKHARVHTGAKPFKCNVCGTCFSLSANLKRHVRLHTGEKPFKCEMCEKCFSESGSLRKHFRVHTGEKPFKCNVCGMCFSQSVNLKRHTLIHA